The following coding sequences lie in one Streptomyces xiamenensis genomic window:
- a CDS encoding FAD-dependent oxidoreductase, with translation MRPLDDLKKVVYWHETEQAEPGPPLRESVDCDVVIVGGGYAGLWTAHFLKQAEPALDIHVVEAEHSGYGASGRADGFVTPTIGKDIQALVEQFGERRTAEASAAVGRSILEIGRFLRRNKIDADWEANDYLLAATSPAQLARLAEDRALAARLSGGAAPELLGARAAQEIIGSPAITGALRTGGALINPYKLARGLARVVRGQGVVIHDRTPALRIDPGVRPTVHTPGGRITADKVVLTANAHQFTFPGFRNKVLPVWSYALVSDPLTDAQLGRIAWAGREGLVEAKTFLTCARFTADNRVLWAGGPVLYFTGRDLRRRRMNEPRAYRELLTDFRRFFPMWDDVRFRYAYGGTIDITRDFAPHFGSLPGNVLYGYGFCGNGISATHTGGKVLRDLILGKDSDFTRLLYVDRLGRKQPSFPPEPLLSAGVRGMTRLLEWREGRA, from the coding sequence ATGCGACCGCTCGACGACCTGAAAAAGGTGGTGTACTGGCACGAGACCGAACAGGCCGAGCCGGGACCGCCGCTGCGCGAGAGCGTCGACTGCGATGTCGTCATCGTCGGCGGCGGCTACGCCGGGCTGTGGACCGCGCACTTCCTCAAGCAGGCCGAACCCGCCCTCGACATCCACGTCGTGGAGGCCGAGCACTCCGGCTACGGTGCCTCGGGACGCGCCGACGGCTTCGTCACCCCCACCATCGGCAAGGACATCCAGGCCCTGGTGGAGCAGTTCGGCGAGCGCCGCACCGCCGAGGCGTCCGCGGCCGTCGGCCGCTCCATCCTGGAGATCGGCCGCTTCCTGCGCCGCAACAAGATCGACGCCGACTGGGAGGCCAACGACTACCTGCTGGCCGCCACCAGCCCCGCCCAGCTGGCCCGCCTGGCTGAGGACCGCGCCCTGGCCGCCCGCCTTTCCGGCGGCGCCGCGCCCGAACTGCTCGGCGCCCGCGCCGCCCAGGAGATCATCGGCTCCCCGGCGATCACCGGCGCGCTGCGCACCGGCGGCGCGCTGATCAACCCCTACAAGCTCGCCCGCGGCCTGGCCCGGGTGGTGCGCGGGCAGGGCGTGGTCATCCACGACCGCACCCCGGCACTGCGTATCGACCCCGGCGTGCGGCCCACCGTGCACACCCCGGGCGGCCGGATCACCGCCGACAAGGTGGTGCTGACCGCCAACGCCCACCAGTTCACCTTCCCCGGCTTCCGCAACAAGGTGCTGCCGGTGTGGAGTTACGCCCTGGTGAGCGATCCGCTCACCGACGCGCAGCTGGGCCGCATCGCCTGGGCCGGACGCGAGGGCCTGGTGGAGGCCAAGACGTTCCTCACCTGCGCCCGCTTCACCGCCGACAACCGGGTGCTGTGGGCCGGCGGACCGGTGCTGTACTTCACCGGCCGCGACCTGCGCCGCCGCCGCATGAACGAACCGCGCGCCTACCGCGAACTGCTGACGGACTTCCGCCGCTTCTTCCCGATGTGGGACGACGTCCGGTTCCGGTACGCGTACGGCGGCACCATCGACATCACCCGCGACTTCGCCCCGCACTTCGGCTCACTGCCGGGCAACGTGCTGTACGGGTACGGGTTCTGCGGCAACGGCATCTCCGCCACCCACACCGGCGGCAAGGTGCTGCGCGACCTCATCCTGGGCAAGGACTCCGACTTCACCCGGCTGCTGTACGTCGACCGCCTGGGCCGCAAGCAGCCCTCCTTCCCGCCCGAGCCGCTGCTGTCGGCCGGGGTGCGGGGCATGACCCGGCTGCTGGAGTGGCGGGAGGGCCGGGCATGA
- a CDS encoding acyl carrier protein — protein sequence MVCELMAKKLGGKADQHTLNADTEFETVGLSSLQIADIVYAIEDEVGIEFDPGQAANVKTVGDLVELARATKLGSVEA from the coding sequence ATGGTCTGCGAACTGATGGCGAAGAAGCTCGGCGGCAAGGCGGATCAGCACACGCTCAACGCCGATACCGAATTCGAGACCGTCGGTCTTTCCAGCCTGCAGATCGCCGACATCGTCTATGCCATCGAGGACGAGGTCGGCATCGAATTCGACCCCGGCCAGGCGGCCAATGTGAAGACCGTCGGCGACCTGGTCGAGCTGGCCCGCGCCACCAAGCTCGGCAGCGTCGAGGCATGA
- a CDS encoding 4'-phosphopantetheinyl transferase family protein: MPGGRCAVWLGHAPAAPRPAADGALLDGAERERAGRMTDPVARAHYIAARAGIRRTLGAVLGTPAAQVSFGRAPCPGCGSARHGPPVLLGQGPQSEREMWLSVSRAGPWWLLALSYAGPVGVDLEVDRTDVGPAVLRRCFSDAERARIAALPAAWRQREALRGWVRKEAVTKGWGTGTGTAAGLGSVEVLAGAWPAGHRAAVVRRAGWPDWPVAELPLGRRLVGALAGPVGRPGDPG, from the coding sequence GTGCCCGGCGGGCGCTGCGCGGTGTGGCTGGGCCACGCCCCCGCGGCGCCCCGCCCGGCGGCGGACGGCGCCCTGCTGGACGGCGCGGAGCGGGAGCGGGCCGGCCGCATGACGGACCCAGTCGCCCGCGCCCACTACATCGCCGCCAGGGCCGGCATCCGCCGGACGCTCGGGGCGGTCCTGGGCACACCCGCGGCGCAGGTGTCCTTCGGCCGGGCCCCGTGCCCCGGCTGCGGCAGCGCGCGGCACGGCCCGCCCGTGCTGCTGGGCCAAGGCCCCCAGTCGGAGCGGGAGATGTGGCTGAGCGTCTCGCGCGCCGGGCCGTGGTGGCTGCTGGCGCTGTCGTACGCGGGGCCGGTCGGTGTTGATCTGGAGGTGGACCGTACGGATGTCGGTCCGGCCGTGCTGCGCCGCTGCTTCAGCGACGCGGAGCGGGCGCGGATCGCCGCCCTGCCGGCCGCGTGGCGGCAGCGCGAGGCGCTGCGCGGCTGGGTGCGCAAGGAGGCCGTCACCAAGGGCTGGGGCACCGGGACGGGGACCGCGGCCGGGCTCGGCTCGGTCGAGGTGCTGGCCGGTGCCTGGCCCGCCGGGCACCGGGCGGCGGTGGTCCGCCGGGCCGGCTGGCCCGACTGGCCGGTGGCCGAACTCCCGCTGGGGCGCCGCCTGGTGGGCGCCCTGGCCGGCCCGGTCGGCCGGCCGGGCGACCCCGGCTAG
- a CDS encoding thiamine pyrophosphate-binding protein, whose product MTSRERATTMGHSSRTVDYVVGFLQEQGLHDVFGVDGANIEDLYDAVALAGAPLRALVAKHEFSAATMADGYHRAAGRPAVVAATSGAGAMNLVPGLAELRASQVPALALIGQPPAALDGTGTFQETSGLAGTMDAERLFAEIGVFCARVTEPDRIVEVLPRALEAALAAPGPAVLLLPKDVQQSVLGAWPERIARVGAPLRPLSAEPLRAEAVTVLTAARAAGGPVAGEPGDERRNGGPDAATDAWKNTGDGAGHAAGGVVVLAGPGVIRADARAELAALCQALNADVAVAPDAKDVFDNTHPRCLGVLGPSGTPETDRRVAQASAVVVAGHRLPQMAGGSLREQLGSVPVISVDGGDPPLLPAGHPALIRLTGPIAAELDALARALEPPARRREPSGAVPGRPPVAADTTAGAGRRPYVPAQRQAPVASAGQRTGALDLPTALDILARRLPEDANLVVDAGNTGATTVHRVPAPRRGRFITALGMGGMGHSFGAGIGAALATGAPTYVVAGDGAFYMHGMEIHTAAELALPVTFLIVNNNAHAMCHTREQVFFTGDYTFNLFRPAHIGAGVAALFPGVRAHHATDTAELDRALAAPHDGRPVLISIDVDPHQVPPFRPFHTNR is encoded by the coding sequence ATGACCTCTCGGGAACGGGCCACCACCATGGGTCACTCATCGCGCACGGTTGATTACGTCGTCGGCTTTCTGCAGGAGCAGGGACTGCACGACGTCTTCGGAGTGGACGGAGCGAATATCGAGGATCTCTACGACGCCGTCGCACTGGCCGGTGCGCCGCTGCGGGCTCTGGTGGCCAAGCACGAGTTCTCGGCGGCGACGATGGCGGACGGCTACCACCGCGCGGCCGGCCGCCCGGCGGTGGTCGCGGCCACCTCGGGGGCCGGGGCGATGAACCTGGTGCCCGGGCTCGCAGAACTGCGCGCCTCCCAGGTCCCGGCCCTGGCCCTGATCGGCCAGCCACCTGCGGCACTTGACGGCACCGGCACCTTCCAGGAGACCTCGGGCCTGGCCGGCACGATGGACGCGGAGCGGCTGTTCGCCGAGATCGGGGTGTTCTGCGCGCGGGTGACGGAGCCGGACCGGATCGTGGAGGTGCTGCCCCGCGCGCTGGAGGCGGCGCTGGCCGCCCCGGGCCCGGCGGTCCTGCTGCTGCCCAAGGACGTCCAGCAGTCGGTGCTCGGCGCGTGGCCGGAGCGGATCGCGCGCGTCGGCGCGCCGCTGCGGCCGCTGTCGGCCGAGCCGCTGCGGGCGGAAGCGGTCACCGTCCTGACTGCCGCGCGGGCGGCCGGGGGTCCGGTCGCGGGCGAGCCGGGCGACGAGCGGCGCAACGGTGGGCCCGACGCGGCGACCGACGCGTGGAAGAACACCGGCGACGGCGCCGGGCACGCGGCCGGCGGGGTGGTCGTCCTGGCCGGGCCCGGGGTCATCCGGGCGGACGCCCGCGCGGAACTGGCCGCACTGTGCCAGGCGTTGAACGCGGACGTCGCCGTGGCGCCGGACGCCAAGGACGTCTTCGACAACACCCACCCCCGCTGCCTGGGTGTGCTGGGCCCGTCCGGGACCCCGGAGACGGACCGCCGTGTCGCGCAGGCGTCCGCCGTCGTCGTGGCCGGCCACCGGCTGCCGCAGATGGCCGGCGGTTCCCTGCGCGAACAGCTGGGGAGCGTACCGGTCATCAGCGTGGACGGCGGCGACCCGCCGCTGCTGCCCGCCGGCCACCCGGCCCTGATCCGGCTGACCGGACCGATCGCGGCGGAACTGGACGCACTGGCACGGGCGCTGGAGCCGCCCGCGCGGCGGCGGGAACCGTCCGGAGCTGTGCCCGGCCGGCCGCCCGTGGCCGCCGACACCACCGCCGGGGCAGGCAGGCGTCCGTACGTGCCTGCCCAGCGGCAGGCCCCCGTTGCCTCGGCCGGTCAGCGGACCGGCGCGCTCGATCTGCCCACCGCCCTCGACATCCTCGCCCGGCGGCTGCCCGAGGACGCCAACCTCGTCGTCGACGCCGGGAACACCGGGGCCACCACCGTGCACCGGGTCCCCGCGCCCCGCCGGGGCCGGTTCATCACCGCGCTCGGCATGGGCGGCATGGGGCACAGCTTCGGGGCCGGGATCGGCGCCGCGCTCGCCACCGGCGCCCCCACCTATGTCGTCGCCGGTGACGGCGCCTTCTACATGCACGGCATGGAGATCCACACCGCCGCCGAACTCGCCCTGCCCGTCACCTTCCTCATCGTCAACAACAACGCGCACGCCATGTGCCACACCCGCGAACAGGTCTTCTTCACGGGCGACTACACCTTCAACCTCTTCCGCCCCGCCCACATCGGGGCCGGCGTCGCCGCCCTGTTCCCCGGGGTCCGCGCCCACCACGCCACGGACACCGCCGAGCTGGACCGGGCGCTGGCCGCGCCGCACGACGGCCGCCCCGTCCTGATCTCCATCGACGTCGACCCGCACCAGGTACCGCCGTTCCGCCCGTTCCACACCAACCGTTAG
- a CDS encoding SAM-dependent methyltransferase yields MSTATTAHPAPRPAPGPAAVANQGATAEAIQHHYDVSDDFYALWLDSSLTYTCALYQDLADPDETLEQAQRRKLHHLIEESRADSARRVLDIGCGWGSLLRRLAEVHEVPRAVGLTLSATQAALVREQAPPGVEVRLEPWQEHRPEDGGYDAIISIGAFEHFAAPGLSRTERVAAYREFFERCAGWLPRGGRLALQTNVKGNNVVMDRTAVRDQLFIMEMIFPESEIPALSEVIHGSERQFDVVSLRNDAPHYSRTLREWHRRLVTRRTEAVALVGEETTAHYERYLSSAADHFDRRHLGLARITFEKVR; encoded by the coding sequence ATGAGCACCGCCACCACCGCACACCCCGCCCCCCGGCCCGCCCCCGGCCCCGCAGCCGTGGCCAACCAGGGCGCCACCGCCGAGGCGATCCAGCACCACTACGACGTCTCGGACGACTTCTACGCCCTGTGGCTGGACTCCTCCCTCACCTACACCTGCGCCCTCTACCAGGACCTCGCCGACCCGGACGAGACCCTGGAGCAGGCCCAGCGCCGCAAACTGCACCACCTCATCGAGGAGTCCCGCGCCGACAGCGCCCGCCGGGTGCTGGACATCGGCTGCGGCTGGGGAAGCCTGCTGCGCCGGCTGGCCGAGGTGCACGAGGTGCCGCGGGCGGTCGGGCTCACGCTCAGCGCCACCCAGGCCGCCCTGGTGCGCGAGCAGGCCCCGCCCGGCGTCGAGGTGCGGCTCGAACCCTGGCAGGAGCACCGGCCCGAGGACGGGGGCTACGACGCGATCATCTCCATCGGCGCGTTCGAGCACTTCGCCGCGCCCGGCCTGTCCCGCACCGAACGGGTCGCCGCCTACCGGGAGTTCTTCGAACGCTGCGCGGGCTGGCTGCCGCGCGGCGGGCGGCTCGCACTCCAGACCAATGTCAAGGGCAACAATGTCGTCATGGACCGGACCGCGGTCCGCGACCAGTTGTTCATCATGGAGATGATTTTCCCGGAATCCGAGATCCCGGCGCTCTCCGAGGTCATCCACGGCTCGGAGCGGCAATTCGACGTGGTATCGCTCCGCAACGACGCCCCGCACTACAGCCGCACCCTGCGCGAATGGCACCGCCGGCTGGTAACCCGCCGCACCGAGGCCGTCGCCCTCGTCGGCGAGGAGACCACCGCGCATTACGAGCGCTATCTCAGCTCCGCCGCCGACCATTTCGACCGGCGCCATCTCGGCCTGGCCCGTATCACCTTCGAAAAGGTCAGGTGA
- a CDS encoding SDR family NAD(P)-dependent oxidoreductase has product MSETAPETAAHSTAAQSAAGPEGWQPPRLADTVAVVTGASRGVGRGIALALGAAGATVYVTGRSSRTGDRTEGLPGTVEDVAEEITARGGTGVAVRCDHTSGADNQALADRVREGHGRLDLLVNNAWAGYERSAEVRFDAPFWQQPMWRYDLCAASLRAQYDVTRLLVPLMLPADRGLVIGIGFTDGDTYLGQAAYDVFKHGSDRLNRAFAADLRKHGVTALALHPGFVRTERVEAAWEALSSGPAAVLHSVEYVGRAVAELAADPRVSERAGTVLTTGDLAAEYGFDDIDGRRPPAFRLEGRMTLATRMDRLNRVVAAANATGATAGKNT; this is encoded by the coding sequence ATGTCAGAGACCGCGCCCGAGACCGCAGCCCACAGCACGGCAGCCCAGAGTGCGGCAGGCCCCGAAGGCTGGCAGCCGCCCCGGCTGGCGGACACCGTGGCCGTGGTGACCGGCGCCAGCCGTGGCGTGGGACGCGGCATCGCGCTCGCGCTCGGCGCGGCCGGCGCCACCGTCTACGTCACCGGCCGCAGTTCGCGCACCGGCGACCGCACCGAGGGCCTGCCCGGCACCGTCGAGGACGTCGCCGAGGAGATCACCGCGCGCGGCGGCACCGGCGTCGCGGTGCGCTGCGACCACACCTCCGGCGCCGACAACCAGGCGCTCGCCGACCGGGTGCGCGAGGGCCACGGCCGCCTGGACCTGCTCGTCAACAACGCCTGGGCCGGGTACGAACGCTCCGCCGAGGTACGGTTCGACGCCCCGTTCTGGCAGCAGCCCATGTGGCGCTACGACCTGTGCGCCGCCTCCCTGCGCGCCCAGTACGACGTCACCCGCCTGCTCGTCCCGCTCATGCTGCCCGCCGACCGGGGCCTGGTCATCGGCATCGGCTTCACGGACGGCGACACCTACCTGGGCCAGGCCGCCTACGACGTCTTCAAGCACGGCTCCGACCGGCTCAACCGCGCCTTCGCCGCCGATCTGCGCAAGCACGGCGTCACCGCCCTCGCCCTGCACCCCGGGTTCGTGCGCACCGAACGCGTCGAGGCCGCCTGGGAGGCGCTCAGCAGCGGTCCGGCCGCCGTCCTGCACTCGGTGGAGTACGTGGGCCGCGCGGTCGCCGAACTCGCCGCCGACCCACGCGTGTCCGAGCGCGCCGGGACCGTCCTCACCACCGGCGACCTGGCCGCCGAGTACGGCTTCGACGACATCGACGGCCGCCGCCCGCCCGCCTTCCGCCTGGAGGGCCGGATGACCCTGGCCACCCGCATGGACCGGCTCAACCGGGTGGTGGCGGCGGCGAACGCCACCGGCGCCACCGCCGGGAAGAACACCTGA
- a CDS encoding SRPBCC family protein: MSSSIDDIPGLIRIENTPQEQAIGLAASYTPGPSPFVTVEEYIDAPPQAVHAYLSDIRNLDEFTYSTRAFQPVEGKPGLYEGRDPLAHPDTKIFMRVTSDPAALTVDMHCAWDQGEELWMVYLHRIVDAQTVLGRPGSVVLWTNSRHPYYDKNPFPELAPTPERPWVGDFWDIFAAAHALELQNLKKILEHRHGNGGAA, translated from the coding sequence ATGTCCAGCAGCATCGACGACATCCCCGGCCTGATCCGGATCGAGAACACCCCGCAGGAGCAGGCCATCGGCCTCGCCGCCTCCTACACCCCCGGCCCCTCCCCCTTCGTGACCGTCGAGGAGTACATCGACGCCCCGCCGCAGGCCGTCCACGCCTACCTCAGCGACATCCGCAACCTGGACGAGTTCACCTACAGCACCCGGGCCTTCCAGCCGGTCGAGGGCAAGCCGGGCCTGTACGAGGGCCGCGACCCGCTGGCACACCCGGACACCAAGATCTTCATGCGCGTCACGTCCGACCCCGCCGCGCTCACCGTCGACATGCACTGCGCCTGGGACCAGGGCGAGGAGCTGTGGATGGTGTACCTGCACCGGATCGTCGACGCGCAGACCGTCCTGGGCCGGCCGGGCTCCGTCGTGCTGTGGACCAACAGCCGGCACCCGTACTACGACAAGAACCCGTTCCCCGAGCTGGCCCCCACCCCCGAGCGGCCCTGGGTCGGCGACTTCTGGGACATCTTCGCCGCCGCCCACGCCCTCGAACTCCAGAACCTGAAGAAGATCCTGGAGCACCGGCACGGCAACGGCGGCGCCGCGTGA
- a CDS encoding 3-oxoacyl-ACP synthase III family protein, producing MRTVSLLEVASYLPPEKVPTQYFLDHRDPDSPMADSTMFGAPAFRHHVSRDESAADMIEKAGRVLLDRIGPREASQIDLVITNVLLPDLPITGSGAEITHRLGLRPSWVLDAHNGGCASFIHMLKLARALIGTGQARSALLCNVQNCAGNVMTQSEVRKLPEAVVPGDGCGVAYVAASEESPVLAIETRNLGEYAKDCGVTLSDGRKYWEAGESQVHVGFTPGKVADIVERGNRLVPEAVRAVCDRLDIEPSDLDTLITNQPNRVFLRKWQERLDIKPERHLDTYDRFGNLFGAAVPVTLDHGVREGRIADGSLLMLAGFAHAGDFAGAAAVRWRAGA from the coding sequence GTGAGGACCGTCAGCCTGCTGGAGGTCGCCTCGTACCTGCCGCCCGAGAAGGTACCCACCCAGTACTTCCTCGATCACCGGGACCCGGACAGCCCGATGGCCGACAGCACCATGTTCGGCGCCCCCGCCTTCCGGCACCACGTCAGCCGCGACGAGAGCGCCGCCGACATGATCGAGAAGGCGGGGCGGGTGCTGCTGGACCGCATCGGCCCGCGCGAGGCCTCGCAGATCGACCTGGTCATCACCAATGTGCTGCTGCCCGACCTGCCGATCACCGGATCGGGGGCCGAGATCACCCACCGGCTGGGGTTGCGCCCCAGCTGGGTGCTCGACGCGCACAACGGCGGCTGCGCCTCGTTCATCCACATGCTGAAGCTGGCCCGCGCGCTGATCGGCACCGGGCAGGCCCGCTCGGCACTGCTGTGCAACGTGCAGAACTGCGCCGGGAACGTCATGACGCAGTCGGAGGTGCGCAAGCTGCCGGAGGCCGTGGTGCCGGGCGACGGCTGCGGCGTCGCGTATGTGGCGGCGTCCGAGGAGTCGCCGGTGCTGGCGATCGAGACCCGCAACCTCGGCGAGTACGCCAAGGACTGCGGCGTGACGCTCAGCGACGGCCGCAAGTACTGGGAGGCGGGCGAGTCCCAGGTCCATGTCGGCTTCACACCGGGCAAGGTGGCCGACATCGTCGAGCGCGGCAACCGGCTGGTGCCGGAGGCGGTCCGCGCGGTGTGCGACCGGCTCGACATCGAACCGTCCGATCTCGACACCCTGATCACCAACCAGCCGAACCGGGTGTTCCTGCGGAAGTGGCAGGAGCGGCTGGACATCAAGCCGGAGCGGCACCTGGACACCTACGACCGGTTCGGGAACCTGTTCGGCGCCGCGGTGCCCGTCACTCTCGACCACGGGGTGCGGGAGGGCCGGATCGCGGACGGCTCGCTGCTGATGCTGGCCGGGTTCGCGCACGCCGGGGACTTCGCCGGGGCGGCGGCCGTACGGTGGCGGGCCGGCGCGTGA
- a CDS encoding LuxR C-terminal-related transcriptional regulator, translating into MSQTGRNRREHTAADTEEARSTEPDPAPVWAIPAPPLIGREDELRCVTELLAAPGLRLLTLCGPAGIGKSALAHAALAATAAGGRSAVVALDLAEVREPAMVDSTLRALTAEGPRRPESGRQLVFLDNCDPVIDAVAEGVLRLLAVAPWTVVVCASRTPLDVYAERILPVGPLRLGPEGDAVRLFTDRVSPYYRHGITGAPERAAVARICEVLDGVPLAIEIAAEAVGPLSPAELEGRLRRGEYPARGRLRDLAERHRSVGHALSWGESAQREEDIALLKRLSVCESHIDLDTAGQLSGIGREEIAGGLRRLVHQGLLTSVDNGLGGYSFAMTHMARSHYRQELERDPAALAMARARHAGVCLAFAERVGRTGTGAGFGGDPNAGAEDGRDARRAAAIARRLPDLRAAVRHLRQAGRYADVLRLLLVMAGPDGPGGVEYTAQLEESAERAVEDGGAEGRGPAAAALLTLAHLAARTGDPQRAGAALRRAIALSGHGERTIPHGARELLAALGDGARPAPVPPPEPPARATETVTATTTATAPPHDAGLTPRQHEVAQLVAEGLTNRQISRELEISEWTVVNHLREVMRKLGCPSRVHVARILGQRAG; encoded by the coding sequence GTGAGTCAGACGGGCCGCAATCGCCGCGAACATACCGCCGCCGATACTGAGGAGGCCCGAAGTACGGAACCCGATCCGGCGCCCGTATGGGCGATACCCGCACCACCGCTCATCGGCCGCGAAGACGAACTCCGCTGTGTCACCGAACTGCTCGCCGCGCCGGGGCTGCGGCTGCTGACCCTCTGCGGCCCGGCCGGCATCGGCAAGAGCGCGCTGGCCCACGCCGCGCTCGCCGCCACGGCCGCTGGGGGCCGGAGCGCCGTGGTGGCGCTCGACCTCGCCGAGGTGCGCGAGCCCGCCATGGTCGACAGCACCCTGCGCGCCCTCACCGCCGAGGGCCCGCGCCGCCCCGAAAGCGGTCGGCAACTCGTCTTCCTCGACAACTGCGACCCGGTCATCGACGCCGTCGCCGAAGGGGTGCTCCGGCTGCTGGCCGTCGCCCCCTGGACGGTGGTGGTGTGCGCCAGCCGCACCCCGCTCGATGTCTACGCCGAACGCATCCTGCCGGTGGGCCCGTTGCGGCTCGGCCCGGAGGGTGACGCGGTACGGCTGTTCACCGACCGGGTGAGCCCGTACTACCGGCACGGCATCACCGGCGCGCCCGAACGCGCCGCCGTCGCCCGAATCTGCGAGGTCCTGGACGGTGTCCCGCTGGCCATCGAGATCGCCGCCGAGGCGGTCGGCCCGCTCAGCCCCGCCGAGCTGGAGGGCCGGCTGCGGCGCGGCGAGTACCCCGCCCGGGGCCGGCTGCGCGACCTCGCCGAACGCCACCGCTCGGTCGGTCACGCGCTCAGCTGGGGCGAGAGCGCCCAGCGCGAGGAGGACATCGCCCTGCTCAAACGGCTGTCGGTGTGCGAATCGCACATCGACCTCGACACGGCGGGGCAGTTGAGCGGCATCGGCCGCGAGGAGATCGCCGGCGGACTGCGCCGGCTCGTCCACCAGGGGCTGCTCACCAGCGTCGACAACGGGCTCGGCGGCTACTCCTTCGCCATGACCCACATGGCGCGCAGCCACTACCGGCAGGAACTGGAACGCGACCCCGCCGCCCTGGCCATGGCCCGCGCCCGGCACGCCGGGGTGTGCCTGGCCTTCGCCGAACGCGTCGGACGCACGGGCACCGGAGCCGGATTCGGCGGCGACCCGAACGCGGGGGCCGAGGACGGCCGCGACGCCCGCCGGGCCGCCGCCATCGCCCGCCGCCTCCCCGATCTGCGCGCCGCCGTACGGCACTTGCGCCAAGCCGGGCGGTACGCCGACGTCCTGCGGCTGCTGCTCGTCATGGCCGGTCCCGACGGGCCGGGCGGCGTCGAGTACACCGCCCAGCTGGAGGAGAGCGCCGAACGGGCCGTCGAGGACGGCGGCGCGGAGGGCCGGGGCCCGGCCGCCGCCGCCCTGCTCACCCTCGCCCACCTGGCGGCCCGCACCGGCGACCCGCAGCGGGCCGGCGCCGCGCTGCGCCGTGCCATCGCCCTGAGCGGGCACGGCGAGCGCACCATCCCGCACGGCGCCCGGGAGTTGCTGGCCGCGCTCGGGGACGGCGCCCGGCCGGCCCCCGTACCCCCGCCCGAGCCCCCGGCGCGGGCCACCGAGACCGTGACCGCGACGACCACGGCCACAGCGCCGCCGCACGACGCCGGGCTCACGCCACGGCAGCACGAGGTGGCGCAGCTCGTCGCCGAGGGCCTCACCAACCGCCAGATCAGCCGGGAGCTGGAGATCTCCGAATGGACCGTCGTCAATCATCTGCGCGAGGTGATGCGCAAGCTCGGCTGCCCGTCCCGCGTTCATGTGGCCCGCATCCTGGGGCAGCGCGCCGGCTGA
- a CDS encoding SDR family oxidoreductase: MSAAARPTVLLTGAGGVVGQSLLREPSTVRLIAAARGPLDAGRAERVVHCDLGQDRFGLDADAYRALAAEVDVVIHSAGLTEWGLPAERYEPVNIEGTRRVAEFAETAGAPVHFMSTAFVAALLPCAAAPLSDTNITKPYVRSKLTAEQLLAKSGVPHTVFRPTNLIGDSVTGWTSRPQVVQLLSDWMCRGRAPFVLAHPGNRTDIVPQDLLSKAVLRAIEQGVDEGEFWVTYGAEAMDMETTLALCAEHAASLGRTLPEVPVLHPDSERGRDLSDLAPMTRSYLSVLRDVSEVTMASGGVLPTSMPELRERFALPVVRDTDAYLRTLRHASAPPAERS; encoded by the coding sequence ATGAGCGCCGCCGCCCGCCCCACCGTGCTGCTGACCGGCGCCGGCGGCGTCGTCGGCCAGTCCCTGCTGCGCGAGCCCTCGACCGTACGGCTGATCGCCGCCGCCCGTGGCCCGCTGGACGCGGGCCGCGCCGAGCGGGTGGTGCACTGCGACCTCGGCCAGGACCGGTTCGGCCTGGACGCCGACGCCTACCGGGCGCTGGCCGCCGAGGTCGACGTCGTCATCCACTCCGCCGGGCTCACCGAATGGGGCCTGCCCGCCGAACGGTACGAGCCGGTCAACATCGAAGGCACCCGCCGCGTCGCCGAGTTCGCCGAGACGGCCGGGGCACCCGTGCACTTCATGTCCACCGCGTTCGTCGCCGCGCTGCTGCCCTGCGCCGCCGCGCCGCTGTCCGACACCAACATCACCAAGCCGTACGTCCGTTCCAAGCTCACCGCCGAGCAACTGCTGGCCAAGAGCGGCGTACCGCACACCGTCTTCCGCCCCACCAACCTCATCGGCGACTCCGTCACCGGCTGGACCTCACGCCCGCAGGTCGTCCAGCTGCTCTCCGACTGGATGTGCCGGGGCCGCGCCCCGTTCGTCCTCGCCCACCCCGGCAACCGCACCGACATCGTGCCCCAGGACCTGCTGTCCAAGGCCGTCCTGCGCGCCATCGAACAGGGGGTGGACGAGGGCGAGTTCTGGGTCACCTACGGCGCCGAGGCGATGGACATGGAGACCACCCTCGCGCTGTGCGCCGAGCACGCCGCCTCCCTGGGCCGCACCCTGCCGGAGGTTCCCGTGCTCCACCCCGACAGCGAGCGCGGCCGGGACCTGTCGGACCTGGCGCCGATGACCCGCTCGTACCTGTCCGTCCTGCGCGACGTCAGCGAGGTCACCATGGCCTCCGGCGGCGTCCTGCCCACCTCCATGCCCGAACTGCGCGAACGCTTCGCGCTGCCCGTCGTGCGCGACACCGACGCCTATCTGCGCACCCTGCGCCACGCGTCGGCGCCGCCTGCGGAGAGGAGCTGA